The window AACATCAAGACATTTACACCCGTCTAACTGTTcacacctgtctacctgtctgcctgttcttacctgtctacctgttcACGCCTTTTACCTTCAGAGTTCCTGCAGAGTTTCACCTCCTCAGCTGGTTCTTCAGGAGGAACCGCTGAGCGCTCTGCACCGTGttctgaaacaaaaacaacatgttgtcaTTACATGCATTAAAACAAACCTACAGATGTTTATATACCAGATGTTTCATCTGTAAAGAACCAGAGAACCCTGTTGGAACACTGAGTTCTGATTGGACGAATGTCGACTAATCAGTTGTTAACCTCAGAGGGAACAGAAAGATCTGCAGGACACGATAATTAGAACTTAATGAGTCTCACATTTAATTAAAGCCTTAAGACACAGAGtgaagaataaatatataaatatgtttgttgtgttaaatgtagaaattaaaaaagaattaagaattaaataataattataaaaataaatagaaaagaaaattgaaaattaaaaaaatcacttaattcaaactaaattaaaataaaaatgaagtaaaaataaaatgaactgaATTACCTCCATGAGCATGGCCACTGTCATCGGCCCCACCCCTCCTGGAACAGGTGTGATGAATCccgctctctgattggctgaggcgTAGTGGACGTCTCCGACGACCCGTTTACCACTCGCCTTCGTCTCATCTGACAGAGAGGATGactcagaggtcaaaggtcacacacaaataaacctGCTTCTACCCGTCAGGTATCACGACACGTTCGCACTCCCAACTCGCcaaataccgctgcttggtcagcAGCACAAAGATGTAGTAGATGTACATTAGCTGTAGTATCAGATGTAGTGTCAGTGTGTACCTGGTATGTGGTTGATTCCACAGTCGATGACCACAGCTCCCTCCTTCACCCACTCTCCTCTCACCATCTCCGCTCGGCCCATCCCCACCACCAGGATATCAGCCCGGCCCACCTGCAGTCAGACAGGAAACGCATCATTAGTCAGACAGGAAACGCAGCATCAGTCAGACATAATCATCCTCAGTATCCAGGTGAGCGACGTCACCTGTTCAGGTAGGTCCGGGgtctttgagtgacaggtggtcACAGTGGCGTGGTTCCACAGCAGCAGGTCATGCATTGGTGCTCCAACGATCTTACTGCGACCAATCACAACCGCGTGTTTCCCCATCACAGACACGCCTACAGCGGAACAGGGAGTCACAGGTGAGGCATATGTGTGTACGTGACATCATCTCAGAGCATGTGACATCATCTCAGAGAACGATTATTGTGGATGGTCATCAGATATAATGATATTCTGGGGAAGTGAATGATGTCAAGATGTGTTTCATGtatcactgagtgatgaagaagaggaggaggaagagttttGAAGTTTTTTAGTGTCAATCatgttaaagggttaaatgaactgacctgtctgtctgatgaGCTCCATGCAGCCGTTGGGGGTGCAGGGGATGAAACAGTCTTTCAGATCACCTCGAGACAACTTCCCTGCATTAATACAGCtcagactacacacacacacacacacacacacacacacacacacacatatatatagatagatatatatgtataaagttAGAGCAGCTGATCAGGATCAGAGAGGAAACAAATTTAAattcacagaaaacacaaactaGAAACCACCGAAGGAAAACTCTCCAGGATCTGAAGAGAAAATAAGAAGACAAACGTCCTGTCGGGGACTTCCTGTGGACACTCACCCGTCCACGTCTTTCTCTGGAGAGACGGCATTGGTGATGAGTTCAGTGTCCATGGAGTTCACAGAGTCCAGAGGAAGCTGGACGATCAGACCGTGGACAGACGAGTTCTCATTGATGGACAGGATTCTCTGCAGGACCTGCAGGAACACAGGAGACAGGAAGCTGTCAGGTGGACGTTGATGGGTGGATTTTGTCGGGTGGACGTTAACAGGTGGACGTTGTGAGGTGGAGGTGTATCACTGACCTCCTCCTGTGTTGCTGTCTTCGGCAGTCTCAGGTGTTTCGCATCGATTCCAATCTGCAGATGAGAAACTGAAAATGTTATTAAAGCTATGATCAAActttaataaaactaaattatcattattattattattattaatgttattattattattattattattattaatgttgttattattattattattattattattaatgttgttgttattattattattattaatgttattattattattattattattattattattatcagcctgttttcattttatgctcACGTCTCATTGAAATGTGTGCGTTGTGTCTCACCTGGGCTGCAGCCTTCAGTTTGGTGCTGATGTACAGATTAGAGTCGTCTCTGTCTCCAACCTGAAACACACCAACACCTGAAACATCAGCATCTGTTCAACTACTGCACCAGAGTACAcgtttgaggtacttgtactttacttgagtacttcCATTTTCGTactttgtacattttgtacTAACAGCAGTGCTGAACTGGGACCTGTGAGAGTACCTGGGCCTCCACAGCTGAACCTGCTTGATCCTGATTGACtctgagaggaggagcagctgcagTAAACACAGACCACTTCAGACCACTTCAGACCAGTTTCACTCTGAGTCCAGGTCCTGAGCTGCTCCTCTAACAGCAGGACTCTCTAAACTCACATTATAACACTCACCTGGAGGACCACCAGACCAGGTCTGAACCCGGAGAACCGACTCG is drawn from Sebastes umbrosus isolate fSebUmb1 chromosome 18, fSebUmb1.pri, whole genome shotgun sequence and contains these coding sequences:
- the mthfd1a gene encoding C-1-tetrahydrofolate synthase, cytoplasmic isoform X1, translated to MLSLAALSLRLRVSGCQGGRRSMATVVSGNKTSKLVRERLQIEVEKMSSRFSGFRPGLVVLQVGDRDDSNLYISTKLKAAAQIGIDAKHLRLPKTATQEEVLQRILSINENSSVHGLIVQLPLDSVNSMDTELITNAVSPEKDVDGLSCINAGKLSRGDLKDCFIPCTPNGCMELIRQTGVSVMGKHAVVIGRSKIVGAPMHDLLLWNHATVTTCHSKTPDLPEQVGRADILVVGMGRAEMVRGEWVKEGAVVIDCGINHIPDETKASGKRVVGDVHYASANQRAGFITPVPGGVGPMTVAMLMENTVQSAQRFLLKNQLRR
- the mthfd1a gene encoding C-1-tetrahydrofolate synthase, cytoplasmic isoform X2, with protein sequence MYKVGDRDDSNLYISTKLKAAAQIGIDAKHLRLPKTATQEEVLQRILSINENSSVHGLIVQLPLDSVNSMDTELITNAVSPEKDVDGLSCINAGKLSRGDLKDCFIPCTPNGCMELIRQTGVSVMGKHAVVIGRSKIVGAPMHDLLLWNHATVTTCHSKTPDLPEQVGRADILVVGMGRAEMVRGEWVKEGAVVIDCGINHIPDETKASGKRVVGDVHYASANQRAGFITPVPGGVGPMTVAMLMENTVQSAQRFLLKNQLRR